The window aaaaaattatttaaattttgaaaaaatagatttttttaaatgattttttttgctccatttctatattttacaaaaaattaaaatcctcTTAAACATGTTGCAACTTATAACACTGcatcaaaaatattcataaagcgtttaacttttttgctttaacCATTTAAGACAAAACGCCGTAATAATACGGAGGACCGTTTTAGGAGTTAAGGAGCACCGCCGTAATAATACGCACTGGTATAAGGTGTTACTTATAGAGTTTGTAACACCTTAAAATTAGTCATACACCCTTCAAACCACGATTTTACTATTCTCAAATGTTCTACGGAACTAATAAACACAAATTtcgtttagaaataaaaaaaaaatatggtaaaTAAACGACGATCAATTTCTGTTCAAGACGCTGTAAATTTTGTCTTGGAAGAAGACTCAGATCTTTCTTCGTTGACAGAATCTTTATCTGACAGTGAAATAGAATTTTTAATCGAATCAGAAACGGATGAAGAATTATATCTGAGTGATTACAGTGACgataattttaagaatattccATCAATTGAGCAAAATATCAAGAATATAAAAGTAGTTCCAGCTCTAAAGAAGAAGAAAGTTAGTTGCTATGAGAATTTAAATTGGCAAAAGGAACCTCCTAAAGAAGGAATGAGacgatttaattttatttctgaagAAAAAGTCAAAGGAGATATAAAAAACTCTGACCCTCTTgaattatttgaatatattattacaaacgAACTTTGTGAGTACATTGCTGAACAAACTAACATATACTTTAACCAAATGACAGGAAGTAAAGTATTTCAAAGAAGCTCtcgtatatttaaatttatcaatagtGGAGCTATATTTACATCTCGTGACATACGCCTTCATTTTGCAGTGATAATCTACTGTGGTATTATTCGAAAGCCCAAATTGCGAATGTACTATACAAAAAGCAAACTGTTTGAAACACCAGGCTTTAAAAGTATACTATcgcaaaacaaattattattgctAGAGAGATTTCTTCATTTTGTAGATATTTCTAGTATTGTGGACCAAAGTTATACAaaggatataaaaattaaatacattcaGGAGTACATTGTTAACCGCTGAAAAATTATGTTACAACCAGGACGTGATATATCCATAGATGAATCATTACTTTTGTGGAAGGGAAGGCTGTCGTTTAAACAATCGATACGATCAAAAAGTGCACGCTTCGGTATTAAGACGTTTGCATTGGCATGTGGGAAAACAGGATATGTCTGGAATCAAATTATATACCTTGGTGCTGGCACAGAAACTTCTCAACAATACAAATATCAGGCCACCGATGTAGTAATGTCATTATCTGAAGAACTGTTAGATGTTGGACCGTGTATATACCTTGACAATTGGTATACCTCATTGGAAATTTGTGATTATCTTGTTCAAAGAAAGACTGATGTTGTGGGAACATTACGAAGCTACAGAAAGTATCTACCAAAAGATGTTattaatgcaaaattgaaatcAAATGAAAGGTGTGTTGCATACGAGCAAGGATATCAATTCATGGTAATGCATTGGAAGGATAAACGTGATGTTTACATGATAACCACCTGCATACCTGATACTTTAGAAATTGTCTTACGTAAAGGTGCAAGGAAAGAAGTACCAAATGTTATCCACATTTACAACAGCAATATGGGTGGTGTTGATCTTAGTGATCAAATGACCACCTCCTATGCTTGTGTCGAAAAAGGGTGAAAAAGTGGTataagaagttttattttcatctgATTAATCTTTCCATATTTAATGCACAAGTCATTCACAAAATGTTAGGAGGTAAACTAAAGGCTTTAGAATTCAGAATGCAGCTTGTTAGtgctttagtttctttttatgGTTATGACATAGTAACATCCGGACAGGGTGGGAGACTAAGTCTTGATGGAAATCCAATGCGATTAGTGCATCGTCATTTTCCATCATATGTTCCGGAAACAGAATGTAAAACTGCACCTCAACGGAGGTGTGTTGTATGCAGAAAAAAGGGGAAAAGAAAAGATTCTCGTTATGAGTGCACCCCTTGTGATGTAGGGTTGTGTGCTGCACCATGTTTCCAACTCtatcattcaaaaaaatactactagtgttaaaatatatattttttagtattaataacATGTTTTCTCACTAATTCTGTGttgtaaatgatatttttatacattattttcatattaaatttgaatttgtaaaaagttgagttttattcaaaataaccCGCGCATTTGGATGTacggctaaaaaaaaaaggtgccgCTTAAAGGGTTAAATGTGAATTCAAGCTGTCCGGATGAGTAAATTACGGGCCTTTACCGAACCGATCATTCCTATACTTATTTATTCCAAACCAAGCAGTTTTATActtgttctttatttacttcaatattttttcgtTAACGATAGAAAAGCAATTCATTTTTCACATAACCGTATATTTTCGACAGCTTCTTGTTTGAGAGCGCTGTCAGCAGTGTTGTTTTCGAGGGTTCAAATGTAATGTGggaaaaaaaagacattattaAATCCATGGATAACGCATGGAATTATaaagtcatcaaaaaaaaaagcatcaaatgtataataagtttcttaaaataaaaaatttcaataatgaaactaactgcaaaaattttaaacgcaTTTTTAACATGGTTATTAAAAAGTCAAAGAATTATTACTATACCgagcaattaataaaatatataaaaatgatccAAAAAATACTTGGAAGATAATTGATGAAATAAGTACAAATAAACTGACAGCAATAGTCATCCTATAGGGTAGAGCGGGGCATATAGGGacacttaaaaaacaaaagtctaGTTGCGTATAAACTAAACATAGTTATCActgtttttttatcagtttcttaaaattcattatataagaaaacgtaaaaacaaaataaatgtttttaaaaagaagctATGACAAACATAGTAACAATACTCTAGACTAGAAgaacttttacatttttcaaatggTAGGTCAAAATgggacatttaaaaaatagtagttATTCGTTAATTGTAGAACTTGTTCGTTAATTCTAAGGTGATAAAAAATGAAtgcattttattattcaaacatGTTCAGACAATGAAatctcaaaaaagttaaatactcATAAAAATTACACACCCATACACCCTTACaccacaaaaaaagaaataagaactttattaaagttttctttttagtgttttatcataaaacaatcttaaataaaaaaacttaagaagTTGTTCGAAAACTAAAGTAGCGCAAAActagtaaatattattaaactagtatataatactaaatttaaaattaaccaaaaaatatCGTACACCAAACAAATCAAGCTTTTTGCTAAATAATGCTGTCCAAATAATGAAAACagtattttagattaaaaataaaatcatcaaattgctgacaaaatagtaataatttagtcaattatttaaataacatgttTCTTCCAATATGTCCCACTAAAGTAGTTTTACTGAAatgaaaactaataaaaagtttaattccagatattttttttaaccagattctgaaaattgataaagaaattattttaaaaagtataaatcttttataaataatttttgcatgAGAAAATaagcaagttttgtttttcgctAACTTATTGTAGCGTTTTAGTACTTTTCATACATTTCGGTAAttctaaaactaattttttttacagtcaGGAAGTAaagtaattgttatttttgttgttgttttactattattagaaacatttttattctattttcaTGGTGTTGTTAAAATTCTTGTTATGGATATAAATTgtatcaataaattattttctgaaatgcttgaaaagaaaaaaatcgaCATCCTAAACGAAACGAGAAAACTATTAAAAGAGcatgataaaatttttgctttaatatcAGCTGCAAACATGAAAATTATTACTGAACAACTTGATAAGAATGGTAAAGATAATATtgattactcaaaaaaaaattaacattacaaACGAGCTTGAATTAACAAATAAAGCCGTCATGTCGTTGGCAACTGAATTTAGTGATATTCAGAACTTTATTCACGCAAATGATGATATTATCTCAAATAAGTTAGAACTACTGAAgtaaaaggcaaaaaaaattaataacaagataaaagataattatgagatcataaaaataaaatgtaaacttaGGGAAATAGAAGACTGCTCAAGAAGAAATAATTTGAGAATTGACGgattaaaagaaaatgaaaaccAAAATTGGAATGAGACTGAATTGAAAGTGCAAAATCCCTTCGAGGATTCACTTggattgaaaaatataaaaattggtCGGGCTAATTGGACTGGGTTAGAGACTCGAAAAAGATTAGAACAGTTGTTATAAAACTTCAAAGTTATATAGATAAagttactgttttaaaaaatatctaaaaactaaaagaaaaaaagtttacgtTAATGAAGATAACTGCGCAGATACAATACTTATTAGAAAAGATCTAAAAGAGCAAATGAAAAAAGAACGAGAGCTTGGCAAGTTTGCAATAATATCTAACGATGAACTAATCGTTCGTGAGTGGATTTAAAAggaaaagtaattaattttttatttatttgtgtttgttatcttaaatttatatttttaaaatggaaactaATCGATTAATAAGGAATAGTTTTGATAATTGcgcttttaataatattgacataaatattcttgaaatttttttaataaacaaatatataccgttaaaaaatcaatcagatatagatattaaatttcataatgACGAGGAGggattattaaatataaacccTTATTACTATAGTTCAGATACCTCAAGTATTACTGCTGAAATAAGTTCAAATGCATTATCGATCCTACACCTTAATATTAGAAgcctccaaaaaaaattttgagagattaaaacaatttttatttagtgtcaaaattaactttcaaattattcgTCTAACCGAAACATAGTGCCGTGATATGGAAATTGAAAACAAATcgaatttttaacttaataattataaagtttttcatcAAATTAGACACTCTGAAAAAACAGGTGGATGATTATGCATTTTTATCCACAActctttagattttaaactacggaaaaattattttgctgttACACATGATTTTTAATTGCTATCAATTGAAGTTGTAAACAAAACTTGCAAGAACGCAGTTGTACACGTCATATACAGACCGGCGTCTGGtaacaaaaaagcatataataaacaaattaaaagcttAAATATAAGCGATGAATTATGTGGCAAATGCGTTTACTTCGTAAGTAATCTGAATTTAGATTTGCttaaatacaacaaaaacaacCCAGTAAACACACAAACGTCTACTAAACGTCAAAACAACGTTTCAACAAAATGTTCAGATTTGGTCAATTATCCGTTTAGAATGAAATCcagataaacttttaaaataaacgtcCATAAAACGTTTATATTCaaacgtattttagacgtctattATAGGATTATTATACCTATATAGAGCGTTTAGATTTTGTCTAATTTACATTCAAATCTAGTCTAATTAATGTATATAAAGCATTTAGATTTAGTCATTTAAATCTAGTCTAATTAACGTATATAAAGCATTTAGATTTAGTCATTTAAATCTAGTCTATTTAACGTATATAAAGCATTTAGATTTAGTCATTTAAATCTAGTCTAATTAACGTATATAAAGCATTTAGATTTAGTCTAAGTAAGCGTATATTAAACTTGTCTGTTAGTTTCTTTGATTTAGTTaacgtaaatttaatttatttaagttttaagacTAATATCAGTTAAAATAACGTTATAACTTCTTAACTTTATATAAGTCATAAGAGCTATATAGgtcttgaaatttataaataggaTACAGTtgtaaaagtaatgaaatttacaaataagatatagttataaaagacctggtcttattttttatattttttataactattataatatgtttttataactattataaaatgttcataaacttatataatatactactatactatatttttattatataaagttatttataaagttataaacttatataaaacattttcatattgTGGGGATTTAGATAATAAATGTTTGTGCACTATGCTTGTTTgtgtttcaataatttaaaaaaattaaatgatcaaGCATTTGGCAGtgaaaatatcatattaaaaaatttctatcaaatattttttaaatatgcggtagtggtgtagtggtaaagcgctcgcttcataagcgagaggttccgagtttgatccccaccacgtccctggtagtaccgcgctcaacttgtttctccgcgcagcggccttgttcgttaaggttcgtgtttcggagctatagagttgagagagggttattaACCActaataagtagcctcctcctctgcagtggccttctcggccttgaggaggtgaatatatgaaaaaaaaaaataataataataataataataatctcaacagaaaataaaagtttacattaagATTAAGTCAAagattacttataaaatttataaactcataaacaattattttggatcacttattttcaagtttttttttttttaatcaaaaataaaaagaaataaaacatgCTTTAAATTAAGTCTAAACtctaataataacataatatacaGTAACATGCTAACGGAAACAGAGCTGCTTGATGCCATGTACTTACTTCAACCAAAAAAAGGTAATGGAGTTGATGATGTAAGCGGTAATGTAGTAATTAAATCAATgccttatttaaaaattccGCTTTCATATATTTACGCTCTCTTCAAACCAAAGAATCTTTCCCgataaactaaaagtttcaagGG is drawn from Hydra vulgaris chromosome 07, alternate assembly HydraT2T_AEP and contains these coding sequences:
- the LOC136082632 gene encoding piggyBac transposable element-derived protein 4-like, with protein sequence MVNKRRSISVQDAVNFVLEEDSDLSSLTESLSDSEIEFLIESETDEELYLSDYSDDNFKNIPSIEQNIKNIKVVPALKKKKVSCYENLNWQKEPPKEGMRRFNFISEEKVKGDIKNSDPLELFEYIITNELCEYIAEQTNIYFNQMTGSKVFQRSSRIFKFINSGAIFTSRDIRLHFAVIIYCGIIRKPKLRMYYTKSKLFETPGFKSILSQNKLLLLERFLHFVDISSIVDQSYTKDIKIKYIQEYIVNR
- the LOC136082633 gene encoding piggyBac transposable element-derived protein 4-like, encoding MLQPGRDISIDESLLLWKGRLSFKQSIRSKSARFGIKTFALACGKTGYVWNQIIYLGAGTETSQQYKYQATDVVMSLSEELLDVGPCIYLDNWYTSLEICDYLVQRKTDVVGTLRSYRKYLPKDVINAKLKSNERCVAYEQGYQFMVMHWKDKRDVYMITTCIPDTLEIVLRKGARKEVPNVIHIYNSNMGGVDLSDQMTTSYACVEKG